GGAAACGCTAAAGAAATTGATTATCATCCCTGCTTACAACGAAAGGCATAATCTGGCATCGGTTATTATAGATATCCAACGTTATGCGCCGACTTTTGATTATGTTGTTATCAATGACTGTTCCACAGATGATACCCGTTCTCTCTGTGAGACCGAAGGATATCGTACAGTACATTTGGTAAAAAACTTAGGTATAGGTGGCGCTGTACAGACAGGCTACTTTTTCGCTAAAAAATACAATTATGATATTGCCGTGCAATTTGACGGGGATGGCCAGCATGATGCACGTTATCTGACGAAAATGGCGGAAAAAATGATTGAAGAACAAGCCGATGTTGTTATTGGTTCGCGTTTTATTGAGAAAGAAGGTTTTCAGTCGACGCGGCTGCGGCAAGCGGGTATTCATTTTTTATCCGGCTTGATTGCTTGTATACACAAACGTAAAATTTTTGATGTCACGTCCGGCTTACGAATGGTGAATCGACGTGTGATCGATGATTTTTGTGTTTATTATCCGAGTGATTATCCGGAGCCGGAAACGTTGGCTTCACTAATCCGACACCACTATCGCATTATTGAAGTGCCTGTCACCATGAGGACTCGGCAAGAAGGTCGTTCGTCAATCACGCCAGTACGATCTCTTTATTATATGCTGAAAGTCTCATTGGCAATTTTAATTGATGCGATGAAGCCTAAAGGCTAGGAAGGACAGCTTATGGAATTGCAATTACGGTTAATCATCATTTTAGTTTGTGTGATTACGTTGGTGTTTTTCGGTGAAGCGGTGCGACGGGGGAAAATTATGCTGCATATTACTTTCCCTTGGCTATTTTGCTTGGTTATTACCGGGGTGTTGGCAATCTTTCCGCCATTAATTGATCAAGTGGCGAGAGTGCTTGGTGTTATTAATTCGATGAATGCCCTGTTTTTTTGCGCGTTTATTTTTTTGAGTATTGTGGTATTTTTCAGCTATGCAACGATGAGCAAATTGCGGCAAGAAACCGTCCGTTTGATTCAAGAAACAGCGCTCTTAGAATATGAATTGCGCCGCCGAACATCAGAGGAGGCATTGCGTGATGACACAAAAATTTAGCACCAAAGCGTCCGTTTCTCAAAAACGTGTCTTGTTGATGCTTTTTTTGTGGGGCACTGAATGGATGTCCCTATGTCTTGCTGCATATTACTTCAATTATTTATCAGCTGATTTATTTTGTAAATTGGGTATACTGGTGGCTGTATGGTGCACTTGTACCGGTGCTTATAGTTTTTGCGACCAATGGCGTTTTAAGGCATTTTGGCACCCGGGAACGCTGCTGCTACTGATTACGTCCTCTGTCCTAATTACTTTTTGCTTTTTTGGAAAATCGGTCTTGTACAATGATGCCGGTTTGCACATGACCCTAGTTCATTGGCCAATAATTACAGTGCTGTTTTTACCGGTTTTAAAAACAGTGTCAGATGCTTTCCTATTGATGACAAGATTGCCGGTGCTGCTCTGCTCAAAACAGGCATCGTCTCATTGTCTGCCGCATATGGCGATTTTGTTTGTGATGCAAGTTATCATTTTGGGGTATTATTTTCAAGCGTTAATGCCGGGAAGCATGTCTTATGATACCTTTAATCAGTTACAGCAGATAGATGGCAGCATTCGCTACACCACTTGGCACCCGATTGCGCATACCTTGTTTTTAAAAGGCCTTTTCGGTTTAACCCATACCTTGGCGGCGCAAGCGGCTTTTCACATTTTCTTTTATTGTATCGTTACAACAGCTTTTGCTGGAGAATTGATGAAAAATCGACTGCGACCTATAGTGCTTTATATTGTTCTCGGTGGATTGGCAGTTTCACCTCACATTGGGATTAACCTGATGAGTTTATGGAAAGATATTCCTTTTACCATTGGCTTGTTATGGGCCGTGCTGATTCTTTATCGTATGCGCACTGTAAATGATTACTTTGCAACAGGGGCGGGGTCGTGTAAATTTTTCTTTTGCATGCTGATTATCGTATTATTTCGGTATAACGGTGTTTTGGCCTTTATTTTTTGTATACTCTACG
This is a stretch of genomic DNA from Peptococcus niger. It encodes these proteins:
- a CDS encoding glycosyltransferase family 2 protein, which translates into the protein METLKKLIIIPAYNERHNLASVIIDIQRYAPTFDYVVINDCSTDDTRSLCETEGYRTVHLVKNLGIGGAVQTGYFFAKKYNYDIAVQFDGDGQHDARYLTKMAEKMIEEQADVVIGSRFIEKEGFQSTRLRQAGIHFLSGLIACIHKRKIFDVTSGLRMVNRRVIDDFCVYYPSDYPEPETLASLIRHHYRIIEVPVTMRTRQEGRSSITPVRSLYYMLKVSLAILIDAMKPKG
- a CDS encoding DUF2304 domain-containing protein, with amino-acid sequence MELQLRLIIILVCVITLVFFGEAVRRGKIMLHITFPWLFCLVITGVLAIFPPLIDQVARVLGVINSMNALFFCAFIFLSIVVFFSYATMSKLRQETVRLIQETALLEYELRRRTSEEALRDDTKI